CAAGGAGAAACTGGAGGCGCTCCTGTTTGCCGGCCTGCGCCAGCAGCTGCGTGACGGCCTGGTGCTTCGGGTGGGCGATTCGGTGGGAAAAGGCTTCCGCATCGGCCTGCGGGGCGAGGACGTCTACTACGACTTCTCCGACGAGAGCATCGCGGAGGTCCTCAAATCGTTCCTCAACCCGACCCTGCAGGCGCTGCTGAACGGCCAGGACAATGGATAAGCACTACTACCTCGTTTCGCAGCTGCCCACCCTGTACTTCGACAGGGAAGCCTACTTGACGGTGGAGACCTTCCTCCAGGAAGCGGCAAAGTGGCTGTCCGCCAGCGAGTATGCCACCCTGGCAGCCGTCGACATCAACGACGTCACCATCCCCAAGCATTGCCCTGGCGTGCTTGCCGCCTACAAAGACTTTGAACGACGCCTGTGCGCGGATCTTGCCGCCTGGCGGCAGGCGCAGAGGAGCGGCCAGGATTATAAGCCCGCCACCTTCGCCCCCAGCCTTGTCAGGGAGGGCAACCCATTGGAGGTGGAGAAGCGTTTGCTTCGGCTGCGGTGGGACTTTGTCGAGCAGCACGAGAGCGACCACCACTTCGATTTCGAATTCCTGATTTTGTACATGCTCAAGCTGCAGATTCTGCGGCGGCTGTTCACCTTCAACAAGGAAAAGGGGATGCAACTGTTCAGGCAACTTTGTGAGGTCCAGCCATGAGCACGGCGGTAGGCAAGATCATCGGCGTGAGCGGCAACATGGTGGCTATTGCCGTCGATGGCAATGTGATGCAGAATGAGGTGGGCCACATCGTGCACGGCGAGGAGCGCCTGGTCTCCGAAGTGGTGCGCATCAACCGCGACGTAGCCTACGTGCAGCTCTTTGAGAGCACCAAAGGATTGAAGGTCGGCGACCGCGCCGAATTCGCCGGGCACCTCCTTTCTGCTGAGTTGGGACCGGGCCTCTTGGGCCAAATCTACGACGGCCTGCAGAACCCACTGCCGCAACTTGCGGCAGAGTTCGGCTTCTTCTTGCCCAGAGGGGTAAAGCGACCGGGCCTGGACCTGGAAAAGAAGTGGTCCTTCACCCCGACGGTGAAGAGGGGCGAGGTAGTGCGGGCGGGAATGCCGCTCGGCCACGTGCCCGAGGGGATCTTTCGCCACTACATCATGGTTCCGTTCGACTTCCGAGGGGACTACACGGTGGAGGAGATTGCCGACCCTGGCGACTATGCGGTCACCGAGACGGTTGCCACGTTGCGCGCCGCCACCGGAAAGATGGTCCCGCTGACCATGTCGTTCCACTGGCCCGTCAAGATCCCGATCCGGGCCTACCGGGAGCGTCTCGTTCCCAAGGAGACTTTTATTACTCGGGCGCGGATCATCGACAGCTTCTTTCCGGTGGCCAAGGGAGGCACCTTCTGCGTGCCCGGCCCCTTCGGGGCGGGTAAGACGGTATTGCAGCAGCTCATCAGCCGCTACGCGGATGCGGACATCGTCATTGTTGCCGCCTGCGGTGAGCGCGCCGGCGAGGTGGTGGAGACGCTGCGGGAGTTCCCACACATCGAGGACCCGCGCACCGGGCGTTCGCTCATGGAGCGGACGATTATCATCGTCAACACTAGCGCCATGCCGGTGGCCGCCCGGGAGGCATCCGTGTACACCGCCGCCACGCTCGGCGAGTACTATCGCCAGATGGGGCTGAACGTGTTGCTCCTGGCGGATTCCACCTCCAGATGGGCGCAGGCCATGCGCGAGATCTCCGGACGTCTGGAGGAGATTCCAGGTGAGGAGGCCTTTCCTGCTTACTTGGAGTCGCGCATCGCCGAGTTCTATGAGAGGGCGGGTTTGGTGGTGTTGCCCAATGGCGAGATGGGCAGCCTGACCATCGGCGGCACGGTGAGTCCGGCAGGCGGCAACTTCGAGGAGCCGGTCACCCAGGCCACCCTGAAAGTGGTAGGTGCCTTCTTGGGGCTGAGCCGCGATCGCGCCAACGCGCGACGTTTCCCATCCATCGACCCGCTGGACAGCTGGAGCAAGTACGATAGCTTCATCCCTGCGGACCAGCTGCGCGATGGCAAACAGATTCTGGCCACTGGCAACGAGGTGCGCCAGATGATGATGGTGGTCGGCGAGGAGGCCACCTCCATCGACGACTTTGTCATCTACCTAAAGTCGGAATTCCTGGATGCGGTCTACTTGCAGCAAAACGGCTTTGACCCCATTGATGCCGCAACCTCCAAGGAGCGGCAGCAATATGTCTTCGCCAAGGTGCACAAGGTGCTGACGGCGGATTTTGCCTTCGGCACCAAGGACGAGGCGCGGGAGTACTTCTATCGGCTGCGTCAGCATTTCATTGACTGGAACTACATGCCCATGGATTCGCCGGAATTCAGCACCCAGGAGCAGGCCATCGATCGACTGCTGGAGGAGCGCACCGCC
This region of candidate division KSB1 bacterium genomic DNA includes:
- a CDS encoding DUF2764 domain-containing protein, coding for MDKHYYLVSQLPTLYFDREAYLTVETFLQEAAKWLSASEYATLAAVDINDVTIPKHCPGVLAAYKDFERRLCADLAAWRQAQRSGQDYKPATFAPSLVREGNPLEVEKRLLRLRWDFVEQHESDHHFDFEFLILYMLKLQILRRLFTFNKEKGMQLFRQLCEVQP
- a CDS encoding V-type ATP synthase subunit A, yielding MSTAVGKIIGVSGNMVAIAVDGNVMQNEVGHIVHGEERLVSEVVRINRDVAYVQLFESTKGLKVGDRAEFAGHLLSAELGPGLLGQIYDGLQNPLPQLAAEFGFFLPRGVKRPGLDLEKKWSFTPTVKRGEVVRAGMPLGHVPEGIFRHYIMVPFDFRGDYTVEEIADPGDYAVTETVATLRAATGKMVPLTMSFHWPVKIPIRAYRERLVPKETFITRARIIDSFFPVAKGGTFCVPGPFGAGKTVLQQLISRYADADIVIVAACGERAGEVVETLREFPHIEDPRTGRSLMERTIIIVNTSAMPVAAREASVYTAATLGEYYRQMGLNVLLLADSTSRWAQAMREISGRLEEIPGEEAFPAYLESRIAEFYERAGLVVLPNGEMGSLTIGGTVSPAGGNFEEPVTQATLKVVGAFLGLSRDRANARRFPSIDPLDSWSKYDSFIPADQLRDGKQILATGNEVRQMMMVVGEEATSIDDFVIYLKSEFLDAVYLQQNGFDPIDAATSKERQQYVFAKVHKVLTADFAFGTKDEAREYFYRLRQHFIDWNYMPMDSPEFSTQEQAIDRLLEERTAHAKSL